A stretch of Camelina sativa cultivar DH55 chromosome 18, Cs, whole genome shotgun sequence DNA encodes these proteins:
- the LOC104761523 gene encoding uncharacterized protein LOC104761523 → MGQSISSYILTDLVPPLSLSTNKYHSASDKSYVFSSEAVKINSAGLCVVKIHLINSFLWDDLLFKVLLQFKLRYHCIEKNSKKGHSSQDEEQTILFSLSTVLDPVVLFCILLSEVEVQVTKVHKCNKVLLSALSVLKGRTSFKKSKVAAIMRCVIGGRKHLEIKQFKHKSRIRSSWKARKICVFSI, encoded by the exons ATGGGTCAAAGTATTTCAAGTTATATCCTAACGGATCTTGTGCCCCCTTTATCTTTGTCCACAAATAAATACCATTCTGCATCAGataaaagttatgttttttcttcGGAGGCTGTGAAGATAAATTCAGCTGGTCTTTGTGTTGTTAAAATTCATCTGATCAATTCGTTTCTGTGGGATGATCTACTATTTAAAGTCCTCCTGCAATTTAAGTTGAGGTACCACTGCATAGAGAAGAACAGTAAGAAGG GGCATTCGAGTCAAGATGAGGAACAAACTATTCTCTTCAGTTTATCAACCGTGTTAGATCCTGTAGTCCTATTCTGTATATTACTTTCAGAG GTTGAAGTGCAGGTGACAAAAGTGCATAAATGTAACAAAGTACTGCTATCAGCACTAAGCGTCTTGAAG GGACGAACATCTTTCAAGAAATCAAAGGTAGCAGCCATAAT GAGATGTGTAATTGGTGGAAGAAAACATTTGGAAATCAAGCAGTTTAAACACAAATCTCGCATAAGATCCTCGTGGAAGGCAAGGAAAATCTGtgtattttctatttaa
- the LOC104761519 gene encoding uncharacterized protein LOC104761519 isoform X2 translates to MALPNQQIVDNGGGTVNGDKKKPALLGKRKRNTKKEAEKKDVKKPRATRTRPQQQTEYFEDKRNLEDLWKAAFPVGTEWHNLDAVYNEFNWDFKTLEEEFEERGILYGKKVFGFGITESDIKGIVHVPSVVAVESPFPPSDKLAITSVQGAAEKIVPMKQMKMDWVPYIPFEKRDIQVDRMSFQIFILGCTQRRSALRHLKEDRIKKFEYSLPYFYNPFVEDALDQSTEVDIVFPSEPAPVVCVFDWKYTKLQELVDDQIEEEKLAAEKEDEFKEFVKEQVRAAKKANREAREAREKAIEEMSEETKEAFQSIKFYKFYPRPSPHVPTFLTTSFINRYYGKAHQVL, encoded by the exons ATG GCTCTACCTAACCAGCAAATCGTCGATAATGGAGGAGGCACAG TGAATGGTGATAAGAAGAAACCTGCTCTTCTTGGTAAGCGAAAGAGGAACACGAAGAAGGAAGCTGAGAAGAAAGATGTGAAGAAACCCCGAGCGACCAGAACCAGACCACAACAACAGACTGAGTACTTTGAGGACAAACGTAATCTG gaagatttgtgGAAGGCTGCATTTCCAGTGGGAActgag TGGCATAACTTAGATGCAGTTTATAATGAATTCAATTGGGATTTCAAAACTCTTGAA GAAGAATTTGAGGAAAGAGGAATTCTCTATGGCAAGAAAGTCTTTGGTTTTGGCATTACTGAAT CTGACATCAAAGGAATAGTCCATGTCCCATCAGTTGTTGCT GTTGAATCACCATTTCCGCCTTCTGATAAGTTAGCAATCACATCGGTTCAGGGTGCAGCGGAGAAAATCGTTCCAATGAAGCAGATGAAAATGGACTGGGTTCCTTACATTCCTTTTGAAAAAAG AGATATACAAGTTGATAGGATGagctttcaaatttttatcttgGGCTGTACGCAGAGGAG ATCTGCTCTCAGACATTTGAAGGAAGATCGTATCAAGAAGTTCGAGTATTCCCTTCCTT attTCTATAACCCGTTTGTGGAAGATGCACTTGATCAGAGTACTGAGGTTGACATTGTGTTCCCCTCTGAACCGGCGcca GTTGTATGTGTGTTTGACTGGAAGTATACCAAACTTCAG GAATTGGTTGATGATCAGATTGAAGAGGAAAAATTAGCTGCTGAGAAAGAGGATGAATTCAAA GAGTTTGTGAAAGAGCAAGTTCGAGCAGCAAAGAAAGCAAATAGAGAGGCCAGAGAGGCTCGAGAGAAAGCAATAGAGGAAATGAGTGAAGAGACTAAGGAAGCCTTTCAAAGCATCAAGTTCTACAAATTCTACCCTCGCCCTTCACCCCATGTCCCTACATTCCTGACG aCGTCTTTCATTAACCGATACTACGGGAAAGCTCATCAAGTCCTTTGA
- the LOC104761521 gene encoding UPF0725 protein At2g20620-like, whose protein sequence is MLKVPVNSPPSSPIEKESFSSDVEHVKGYRGIKAIGCTPADELIAKVGLHCFNSHKGTNLQFLTVTQLFLRTVSHVSYTMTLDAFDPANHSIHSIDTGVWDASHRNGENLRLITTYCIPTGSDESCPQWDPNGVDVLYTGLMPKWLDDDALTGSDKLHFYEVNDSDLQENAWLHLYAQVAAYSRWNVYMVDHLPLEIKKVVVQTKEDIESSLKLKSSNAIFYLSFKTRGGAEYRSIIRQTRDGRPQHMCLEVKNVEMDK, encoded by the exons ATGCTCAAAGTTCCGGTCaattctcctccttcttcacccATAGAAAAAGAATCCTTCTCCTCCGATGTCGAACACGTTAAG GGATATCGTGGGATAAAAGCCATTGGTTGTACTCCCGCTGACGAACTCATAGCAAAGGTGGGACTCCATTGCTTCAATTCTCACAAG GGGACTAATTTACAGTTCTTGACTGTAACCCAACTCTTTCTGCGAACGGTTTCACATGTCAGTTATACTATGACATTGGATGCCTTTGATCCAGCCAACCATTCTATTCATAGTATCGACACCGGTGTTTGGGATGCTTCTCACCGGAATGGTGAGAACTTGAGATTAATCACCACTTATTGCATACCTACAG GATCTGACGAAAGCTGTCCCCAATGGGACCCAAATGGTGTAGACGTGCTCTATACTGGTCTGATGCCTAAGTGGCTAGATGATGATGCACTTACAGGAAGCGATAAGCTACACTTCTATGAG GTTAATGATTCGGATTTGCAAGAGAATGCATGGCTTCATCTATATGCTCAAGTTGCTGCATACTCTAGGTGGAATGTTTACATG gtggATCATCTCCCATTGGAGATAAAGAAAGTGGTGgtacaaacaaaagaagacataGAGTCAAGTTTGAAGTTGAAGTCGAGCAATGCAATCTTCTACTTAAGTTTCAAGACCCGTGGAGGTGCCGAATACAGATCCATAATAAGGCAAACGAGGGATGGAAGACCACAACACATGTGCCTTGAAGTTAAAAACGTTGAGATGGACAAGTAG
- the LOC104761524 gene encoding transcription factor MYB26-like translates to MIMYGGGGGGAGKDGGSTNHISDGGVVLKKGPWTAAEDEILAAYVRENGEGNWNAVQKNTGLARCGKSCRLRWANHLRPNLKKGSFTGDEERLIIQLHAQLGNKWARMAAQLPGRTDNEIKNYWNTRLKRLHRQGLPLYPPDIIPNHQLHPHPHHQQQQHHHQQQQQHNHHHQQMYFQPQSSQPNTPSSSPLPSPTPLNANANSPSSFTFHTPTANLLHPLSPHTPNRPQTPSQLCSTPPPPLLSSPLSSPRNNQYPTLPLFALQHSQTNNNDTNFTFPRPPPLLQPPSSLLAKRYKNANTPLNCINRVSTAPFSPVSRESYTSFLTLPYPSPTSQTATYHNTNNNYSSSPSFSLNPSSSYPTTTSSPSYLHSHYTPSSTSFHTSPVYSMKQEQLPSNQIPQIDAYNNINNFTDNERQNHNLNSSGVHRRSSSCSLLEDVLEEAEVLAAEGRDRPSKRRQLTASPPNHNNNNNNDNNNSDNFFSVSFGHYDSSDNLCSLQDLKRQEDESLQMNTMQEDIAKLLDWGSDSGEISNGQSSVVTDENLVLDVHQFASLFPADSTAVVTATNDHHNNNNNNNCSWGLS, encoded by the exons ATGATCATgtacggaggaggaggaggaggagcagggAAGGACGGTGGATCCACCAATCACATATCAGACGGAGGAGTGGTATTGAAGAAAGGTCCATGGACGGCGGCTGAAGATGAGATACTTGCTGCGTACGTTAGAGAGAACGGTGAAGGAAACTGGAACGCTGTTCAGAAAAACACAGGTTTGGCTCGTTGCGGCAAAAGCTGCCGTCTTCGATGGGCTAATCACCTCCGTCCTAATCTCAAAAAAGGTTCTTTCACCGGCGATGAAGAACGTCTCATCATTCAGCTTCATGCTCAGCTTGGTAACAAATGGGCTCGCATGGCTGCTCAG TTGCCGGGGAGAACAGACAACGAGATCAAAAACTATTGGAACACGCGTTTGAAACGCCTTCATCGCCAAGGACTTCCTCTTTATCCTCCAGATATTATCCCTAACCATCAACTCCATCCACATccacatcatcaacaacaacaacatcatcatcaacaacaacaacagcataaccatcatcatcagcaaaTGTATTTTCAACCACAATCTTCACAACCAAATACACCATCATCCTCACCTCTTCCATCTCCAACACCACTAAACGCAAACGCAAATTCCCCATCATCCTTCACTTTCCATACACCAACCGCTAATCTCCTCCATCCACTTAGCCCTCACACTCCAAACAGACCGCAAACTCCTTCTCAACTCTGTTCCACACCGCCTCCACCGCTACTTTCCTCTCCTTTATCTTCCCCTCGCAACAACCAATACCCGACTCTTCCTCTCTTCGCCCTCCAACATTcccaaaccaacaacaacgaCACAAATTTCACTTTCCCTAGACCTCCACCTCTCCTTCAACCGCCTTCATCGCTCCTCGCTAAACGATACAAAAATGCTAATACTCCTCTCAATTGCATCAACCGCGTCTCAACCGCACCATTTTCCCCTGTTTCAAGAGAATCCTACACTTCCTTTCTAACATTGCCTTACCCTTCCCCAACCTCTCAAACCGCTACTTACCACAACACTAATAACAATTACtcgtcttctccttccttctctttAAACCCTTCATCTTCTTACCCTACAACAACTTCTTCCCCAAGTTATCTCCACTCCCATTACACTCCTTCTTCCACCTCCTTTCATACCAGCCCGGTTTACTCCATGAAACAAGAGCAGCTCCCTTCAAACCAAATTCCCCAAATAGATGCCTACAATAACATCAACAACTTCACAGACAATGAGAGACAAAATCATAACCTTAACAGTTCTGGTGTTCATAGAAGAAGTAGTAGCTGCAGCCTCTTAGAGGATGTCCTTGAAGAGGCTGAGGTTTTAGCCGCTGAAGGCAGAGATCGTCCCTCGAAACGAAGACAACTCACAGCTTCTCCTCcgaaccacaacaacaacaacaacaatgataaCAACAACAGCGACAATTTCTTCTCGGTTAGTTTCGGACACTATGATTCTTCTGACAACTTATGTTCCTTACAAG ATTTGAAACGGCAGGAAGATGAGTCTCTTCAAATGAACACAATGCAAGAAGACATAGCTAAGCTTCTTGATTGGGGAAGTGATAGTGGAGAGATCTCTAACGGACAATCATCTGTTGTCACTGACGAGAATCTTGTTCTTGATGTTCATCAATTCGCTTCACTATTCCCGGCTGATTCTACAGCCGTGGTAACCGCAACAAACGaccatcacaacaacaacaataataataattgctCCTGGGGATTAAGCTAG
- the LOC104761519 gene encoding uncharacterized protein LOC104761519 isoform X1: MALPNQQIVDNGGGTGTVLVNGDKKKPALLGKRKRNTKKEAEKKDVKKPRATRTRPQQQTEYFEDKRNLEDLWKAAFPVGTEWHNLDAVYNEFNWDFKTLEEEFEERGILYGKKVFGFGITESDIKGIVHVPSVVAVESPFPPSDKLAITSVQGAAEKIVPMKQMKMDWVPYIPFEKRDIQVDRMSFQIFILGCTQRRSALRHLKEDRIKKFEYSLPYFYNPFVEDALDQSTEVDIVFPSEPAPVVCVFDWKYTKLQELVDDQIEEEKLAAEKEDEFKEFVKEQVRAAKKANREAREAREKAIEEMSEETKEAFQSIKFYKFYPRPSPHVPTFLTTSFINRYYGKAHQVL; encoded by the exons ATG GCTCTACCTAACCAGCAAATCGTCGATAATGGAGGAGGCACAG GGACCGTATTAGTGAATGGTGATAAGAAGAAACCTGCTCTTCTTGGTAAGCGAAAGAGGAACACGAAGAAGGAAGCTGAGAAGAAAGATGTGAAGAAACCCCGAGCGACCAGAACCAGACCACAACAACAGACTGAGTACTTTGAGGACAAACGTAATCTG gaagatttgtgGAAGGCTGCATTTCCAGTGGGAActgag TGGCATAACTTAGATGCAGTTTATAATGAATTCAATTGGGATTTCAAAACTCTTGAA GAAGAATTTGAGGAAAGAGGAATTCTCTATGGCAAGAAAGTCTTTGGTTTTGGCATTACTGAAT CTGACATCAAAGGAATAGTCCATGTCCCATCAGTTGTTGCT GTTGAATCACCATTTCCGCCTTCTGATAAGTTAGCAATCACATCGGTTCAGGGTGCAGCGGAGAAAATCGTTCCAATGAAGCAGATGAAAATGGACTGGGTTCCTTACATTCCTTTTGAAAAAAG AGATATACAAGTTGATAGGATGagctttcaaatttttatcttgGGCTGTACGCAGAGGAG ATCTGCTCTCAGACATTTGAAGGAAGATCGTATCAAGAAGTTCGAGTATTCCCTTCCTT attTCTATAACCCGTTTGTGGAAGATGCACTTGATCAGAGTACTGAGGTTGACATTGTGTTCCCCTCTGAACCGGCGcca GTTGTATGTGTGTTTGACTGGAAGTATACCAAACTTCAG GAATTGGTTGATGATCAGATTGAAGAGGAAAAATTAGCTGCTGAGAAAGAGGATGAATTCAAA GAGTTTGTGAAAGAGCAAGTTCGAGCAGCAAAGAAAGCAAATAGAGAGGCCAGAGAGGCTCGAGAGAAAGCAATAGAGGAAATGAGTGAAGAGACTAAGGAAGCCTTTCAAAGCATCAAGTTCTACAAATTCTACCCTCGCCCTTCACCCCATGTCCCTACATTCCTGACG aCGTCTTTCATTAACCGATACTACGGGAAAGCTCATCAAGTCCTTTGA